From Musa acuminata AAA Group cultivar baxijiao chromosome BXJ3-8, Cavendish_Baxijiao_AAA, whole genome shotgun sequence, one genomic window encodes:
- the LOC103994028 gene encoding putative receptor protein kinase ZmPK1 gives MKRLSRPCILAALLVVVSTLPPFCSALRRDSLTRGSSLSVEDDTDILVSQDESFACGFYKAGSNAYAFSIWFANSANATVAWTANRDQLVNGRGSRITLRRSGRLALTDFDGTLVWSSNTSSGSADRALLLNTGNLVVVDADNTTLWQSFDSPTDTLLPMQPITKSTPLVSASASGLLSSGYYRFYFDTDNVLRLIYDGPDFSSIYWPNPMYNVWVNGRTSYNSTRYGVLDEMGHFYASDQLEFNASDYGHGITRRLTLDYDGNLRVYSLSKQTRTWSVSWQAVLQPCDVHGTCGRNGLCVYSARVGCTCPPGFEVNDPSDWSKGCKRKHNISCHPHQNRFLRLPYTDFWGFDLNYTSGLSLGECRKICSEDCSCEAFGYKQGSGECYPKTSLFNGRSSQSTGNTIYMKLARNVGEHSRYPVIPAAAEEPACNGTKVQPLAGQSELRRKAGGMTKWEYFYGFVSAFFAVEALFIASGWWFIFRREKKRSSTDEGYQAISSQFRRFTYAELKRATRDFKDVVGRGGSGAVYKAALDDERVVAVKKLEDVIEGEEEFKAELNLIGRIYHKNLVRMFGFCSERSHRLLVSEFVENGSLDKALFGGGATGRLLRWSERYQIGVGVAKGLAYLHHECLEWVIHCDVKPENILLDQDWEPKIADFGLAKLLNRGGAGSNPSRIRGTRGYIAPEWASSLPINGKVDVYSYGVVLLELVKGERVSNWVADGVEEEVGLVLRRTIMTLKAELESGEEAWIGEFVDHKLEGEVNWRQAMVMMEIAFACVEEERNRRPTMDSVVQMLLSCDDEIPSGGRDM, from the coding sequence ATGAAGAGACTCTCTCGTCCCTGCATCCTCGCTGCTCTTTTGGTCGTCGTCTCCacgcttcctcccttttgttcggCCCTTCGCCGGGATTCTCTCACCAGAGGCTCATCGCTCTCCGTGGAGGACGACACCGACATCCTCGTCTCGCAGGACGAGTCCTTCGCCTGCGGCTTCTACAAGGCTGGCTCCAACGCCTACGCCTTCTCCATCTGGTTCGCCAACTCCGCCAACGCCACCGTCGCCTGGACTGCGAACCGCGACCAGCTCGTGAACGGGCGCGGCTCGAGGATCACGTTGCGCAGGAGCGGGCGCCTGGCGCTGACGGACTTCGACGGCACGCTGGTGTGGAGCAGCAACACCAGCTCCGGCTCCGCTGACCGCGCGCTGCTGCTGAACACCGGCAATCTTGTGGTGGTCGATGCCGACAACACAACTCTGTGGCAAAGCTTTGATTCCCCCACCGACACTCTCCTCCCCATGCAACCCATCACCAAGAGCACGCCGCTGGTCTCCGCGTCCGCTTCGGGTTTGCTTTCGTCTGGCTACTATAGGTTCTACTTCGACACGGACAACGTCCTCCGCCTCATCTACGACGGGCCGGACTTTTCCAGCATCTACTGGCCTAATCCCATGTACAATGTGTGGGTGAACGGTCGAACCAGCTACAACAGCACCAGGTATGGTGTTCTTGATGAGATGGGGCATTTCTACGCCAGCGATCAACTGGAGTTCAATGCATCTGACTACGGCCATGGGATCACAAGGAGGCTAACTCTGGACTACGACGGCAACCTTCGAGTCTACAGCCTAAGCAAGCAAACCAGGACTTGGTCGGTGTCATGGCAGGCGGTTCTGCAGCCCTGCGACGTGCACGGCACCTGCGGCCGAAACGGGCTCTGCGTCTACTCCGCCAGGGTGGGATGTACCTGCCCACCCGGTTTCGAGGTGAACGACCCAAGCGACTGGAGCAAAGGTTGCAAGCGCAAGCACAACATCAGTTGCCATCCTCACCAGAATCGGTTCTTGAGGCTTCCCTATACGGATTTCTGGGGGTTCGATCTCAACTACACCAGTGGTCTTTCGTTGGGGGAGTGCAGGAAGATCTGCAGCGAGGACTGCTCGTGTGAAGCTTTCGGGTATAAGCAGGGATCAGGAGAGTGCTATCCCAAGACCAGCCTCTTCAATGGCAGATCATCTCAGAGCACCGGCAACACCATCTACATGAAACTCGCGAGAAACGTAGGAGAACACTCGCGATACCCTGTGATACCAGCGGCGGCTGAGGAACCTGCTTGCAATGGCACCAAGGTGCAACCTTTGGCGGGTCAATCCGAGTTGCGTCGTAAAGCGGGTGGAATGACCAAGTGGGAGTACTTCTACGGGTTCGTCTCGGCGTTCTTCGCGGTAGAGGCTCTCTTCATCGCATCTGGTTGGTGGTTCATCTTCAGGAGGGAGAAGAAGCGGAGCTCGACGGACGAGGGATACCAGGCGATATCGAGCCAGTTCCGGAGGTTCACGTACGCAGAGCTGAAAAGAGCCACGAGGGACTTCAAGGATGTTGTCGGAAGGGGAGGTTCCGGAGCCGTCTACAAGGCGGCCTTGGACGACGAGCGGGTGGTGGCGGTGAAGAAGTTGGAGGACGTGATTGAAGGAGAGGAGGAGTTCAAGGCCGAGCTGAATCTGATCGGGAGGATATACCACAAGAACTTGGTCAGGATGTTCGGCTTCTGCTCCGAACGCTCGCACAGGCTCTTGGTCTCCGAGTTCGTCGAGAATGGTTCCCTGGACAAGGCTTTGTTCGGCGGTGGCGCCACCGGTAGATTACTACGGTGGAGCGAGAGGTACCAGATCGGAGTGGGCGTGGCCAAAGGATTGGCGTATCTGCACCACGAGTGCCTCGAGTGGGTCATCCACTGCGACGTGAAGCCGGAGAACATCCTGTTGGACCAGGATTGGGAGCCAAAGATCGCAGACTTCGGGCTGGCGAAGCTGTTGAACAGAGGCGGAGCAGGCTCCAACCCATCGAGGATTCGAGGGACGAGGGGGTACATCGCGCCGGAGTGGGCGTCGAGCCTTCCCATCAACGGGAAGGTGGATGTGTACAGCTACGGGGTGGTGCTCCTGGAGCTGGTGAAGGGGGAGAGAGTCTCCAACTGGGTGGCGGACGGGGTGGAAGAAGAGGTGGGCCTGGTGCTGCGGAGGACAATCATGACGCTCAAGGCGGAGCTGGAGAGCGGAGAAGAGGCATGGATCGGCGAGTTCGTAGATCACAAACTGGAGGGGGAGGTAAATTGGAGGCAGGCCATGGTGATGATGGAGATCGCGTTCGCTTGCGTGGAAGAGGAGAGGAATCGAAGGCCAACCATGGATTCGGTGGTGCAGATGTTGCTCTCATGTGATGATGAGATCCCGTCAGGTGGCCGAGACATGTAG